From Saccopteryx leptura isolate mSacLep1 chromosome 3, mSacLep1_pri_phased_curated, whole genome shotgun sequence, one genomic window encodes:
- the KCNS2 gene encoding potassium voltage-gated channel subfamily S member 2 produces MTRRSLWDVSSEANVEDGDIRINVGGFKRRLRSHTLLRFPETRLGRLLLCHSREAILELCDDYDDVQREFYFDRNPELFPYVLHFYHTGKLHVMAELCVFSFSQEIEYWGINEFFIDSCCSYSYHGRKVEPEQEKWDEQSDQESTTSSFDEILAFYNDASKFDGQPLGNVRRQLWLALDNPGYSVLSRVFSVLSILVVLGSIITMCLNSLPDFQIPDNQGSPGEDPRFEIVEHFGIAWFTFELVARFAVAPDFLKFFKNALNLIDLMSIVPFYITLVVNLVVESTPTLANLGRVAQVLRLMRIFRILKLARHSTGLRSLGATLKYSYKEVGLLLLYLSVGISIFSVVAYTIEKEENEGLATIPACWWWATVSMTTVGYGDVVPGTTAGKLTASACILAGILVVVLPITLIFNKFSHFYRRQKQLESAMRSCDFGDGMKEVPSVNIRDYYAHKVKSLMASLTNMSRSSPSELSLNDSLQ; encoded by the coding sequence ATGACCCGCCGGAGCCTGTGGGATGTGTCGTCCGAGGCCAACGTCGAGGATGGAGATATCCGCATCAACGTGGGAGGCTTCAAGAGACGGCTGCGCTCGCACACGCTGCTGCGCTTCCCGGAGACCCGCCTGGGCCGCCTGCTGCTCTGCCACTCGCGCGAGGCCATTCTGGAGCTCTGCGATGACTACGACGACGTCCAGCGAGAGTTCTACTTTGACCGCAACCCCGAACTCTTCCCCTATGTGCTGCATTTCTACCACACCGGCAAGCTTCACGTTATGGCGGAGCTCTGCGTCTTCTCTTTCAGCCAGGAGATCGAGTACTGGGGCATCAACGAGTTCTTCATCGATTCCTGCTGCAGCTACAGCTACCACGGCCGCAAAGTGGAGCCGGAGCAGGAGAAGTGGGACGAGCAGAGCGACCAAGAGAGCACCACGTCCTCCTTTGATGAGATCCTGGCCTTCTACAACGACGCCTCTAAGTTCGACGGGCAGCCCCTGGGCAACGTCCGCAGGCAGCTGTGGCTGGCGCTGGACAACCCCGGCTACTCGGTCCTGAGCCGGGTCTTCAGCGTCCTGTCCATCCTGGTGGTGTTGGGGTCCATCATCACCATGTGCCTCAACAGCCTGCCAGACTTCCAAATCCCCGACAACCAAGGCAGCCCTGGGGAGGACCCTAGGTTCGAAATCGTGGAGCACTTTGGCATCGCCTGGTTCACTTTTGAGCTGGTGGCCAGGTTTGCTGTGGCCCCTGACTTCCTCAAGTTTTTCAAGAATGCCCTCAACCTTATCGACCTGATGTCCATCGTCCCCTTTTACATCACTCTGGTGGTGAACCTGGTGGTGGAGAGCACACCCACCTTGGCCAACCTGGGCCGAGTGGCTCAGGTCCTGCGGCTGATGCGGATCTTCCGCATCTTAAAACTGGCCAGACATTCCACTGGCCTCCGCTCGCTGGGGGCCACCCTAAAATACAGCTACAAAGAAGTAGGGCTGCTTCTGCTCTACCTCTCTGTGGGAATTTCCATCTTCTCCGTGGTGGCTTACACCATCGAAAAGGAGGAGAACGAGGGCCTGGCCACCATCCCTGCCTGCTGGTGGTGGGCCACCGTCAGTATGACCACTGTGGGGTATGGAGACGTGGTCCCGGGGACCACCGCAGGGAAACTGACCGCCTCTGCCTGCATCCTGGCGGGTATCCTAGTGGTGGTACTACCCATCACCTTGATCTTCAATAAGTTCTCTCACTTTTATCGACGCCAAAAGCAACTTGAGAGTGCTATGCGCAGTTGCGACTTTGGAGATGGCATGAAGGAGGTCCCTTCCGTCAATATAAGGGACTACTATGCCCATAAAGTTAAATCCCTTATGGCAAGCCTGACAAACATGAGCAGGAGCTCACCAAGCGAATTAAGTTTAAATGATTCCCTCCAGTAG